One genomic segment of Sphingorhabdus sp. M41 includes these proteins:
- a CDS encoding lysoplasmalogenase: protein MKSAFAENRPFLLLSLLFGISYYFACVLNNPELPEPLIVVWKGLGVSFLAIYALIRLHRLDGKIVGAIMAFGAIGDMTLEYDMRIGAGAFLIGHLVAIGFYSRYRRHKLGLSQKIFAILLVPLSVLIAWALPSNRGDALTIAIYCLSVAAMASMAWTSRFSRYQVGAGAILFLVSDLLIFARMGPMETSIIPTLLVWPFYYFGQFMIATGIVRTLRHEMAADSADPVHA from the coding sequence ATGAAAAGCGCATTTGCCGAAAACAGACCATTTCTGCTGCTCAGCCTGCTGTTCGGCATCAGCTATTATTTTGCCTGCGTCCTGAACAATCCGGAACTTCCGGAACCGCTGATTGTCGTCTGGAAGGGTCTCGGAGTCAGCTTTCTGGCGATTTACGCCCTGATCCGGCTGCACCGTCTGGACGGCAAAATTGTCGGAGCGATCATGGCATTTGGTGCGATCGGCGACATGACCCTGGAATATGACATGCGGATCGGTGCCGGAGCGTTTCTCATTGGCCATCTTGTCGCAATCGGCTTCTATTCCCGCTATCGTCGCCACAAACTGGGTCTGAGCCAGAAGATATTTGCGATTCTTCTGGTGCCGCTGTCGGTATTGATTGCATGGGCATTGCCTTCCAACAGGGGCGACGCATTGACCATCGCAATCTACTGTCTGTCGGTGGCGGCGATGGCGTCCATGGCGTGGACCAGCCGTTTCTCCCGCTACCAGGTCGGTGCGGGAGCGATTCTGTTTCTCGTTTCAGACCTGCTGATATTTGCGCGGATGGGCCCGATGGAAACCAGCATCATACCGACATTGCTGGTCTGGCCTTTCTATTATTTCGGTCAGTTCATGATCGCGACGGGAATTGTCAGAACACTAAGGCACGAAATGGCAGCGGACAGCGCCGACCCGGTTCACGCCTGA
- the trmFO gene encoding methylenetetrahydrofolate--tRNA-(uracil(54)-C(5))-methyltransferase (FADH(2)-oxidizing) TrmFO: MTDVHIIGGGLAGSEAAWQLAEQGIKVRLSEMRGSGEMTPAHQTEGLAELVCSNSFRSDDAEKNAVGLLHQEMRDLNSIIIGEGDKHRLPAGSALAVDRDHFSEGVTKRLSEHPNIEIVRERIDQLPESGLTIVATGPLTAMTLAESIGAATGEDSLAFFDAIAPIVYKDSINMDIAWMQSRWDKVGPEGDGKDYINCPMDRDQYEAFIQGLLDGDKTDFKQWEKDTPYFEGCMPIEVMASRGPETLRFGPMKPVGLTNAHTGQSEYAVVQLRQDNALGTLWNMVGFQTKLKYGAQADLLKSIPGLENAEFARMGGLHRNTFINAPKLLDKELRLKKAPHIRFAGQITGCEGYVESSAVGLMVGRMVAAEIRGEPFTLPPQTTAFGALLSHITGGADARDYQPMNVNFGLFPPFEQRIKKKERKEAYTKRAREDFAQWLQPLSAQGLQLA; encoded by the coding sequence ATGACAGATGTACATATTATCGGTGGCGGACTCGCCGGGTCGGAAGCAGCATGGCAACTCGCGGAACAGGGCATAAAAGTGCGCCTTTCCGAGATGCGGGGCAGCGGCGAAATGACACCTGCCCATCAGACAGAGGGTCTGGCCGAACTTGTCTGCTCGAACAGCTTCCGCTCCGATGACGCAGAGAAAAATGCCGTCGGCCTGCTCCATCAGGAAATGCGCGATCTCAATTCGATCATCATCGGCGAAGGCGACAAGCACCGCCTGCCCGCCGGCTCGGCGCTGGCCGTCGACCGTGATCATTTCTCGGAAGGCGTAACCAAGCGGCTCAGCGAACATCCCAATATCGAAATTGTCCGCGAGCGGATTGACCAGCTGCCCGAAAGCGGACTGACCATCGTCGCTACCGGCCCGCTCACCGCCATGACGCTCGCAGAAAGCATCGGCGCTGCCACCGGCGAGGATTCGCTCGCCTTTTTCGATGCCATTGCCCCGATCGTCTATAAAGACAGCATCAACATGGACATCGCCTGGATGCAGTCGCGCTGGGACAAGGTCGGACCGGAAGGCGATGGCAAGGATTATATCAATTGCCCGATGGATCGCGATCAATATGAAGCGTTCATCCAGGGACTGCTCGACGGCGATAAAACCGACTTCAAGCAATGGGAAAAGGACACCCCCTATTTCGAAGGCTGTATGCCGATTGAAGTGATGGCCTCGCGCGGTCCTGAAACATTGCGCTTCGGTCCGATGAAGCCGGTCGGCCTGACCAACGCCCACACGGGCCAGAGCGAATATGCAGTGGTCCAGCTCCGTCAGGATAATGCACTCGGCACGCTCTGGAACATGGTCGGATTCCAGACCAAGCTCAAATATGGCGCGCAGGCTGATCTGCTCAAATCCATTCCCGGTCTGGAAAATGCCGAGTTCGCGCGCATGGGTGGCCTCCACCGTAACACCTTCATCAACGCGCCCAAGCTGCTCGACAAGGAGCTGCGCCTGAAGAAAGCGCCGCATATCCGTTTCGCCGGCCAGATAACCGGCTGCGAGGGCTATGTCGAAAGTTCGGCGGTCGGATTGATGGTTGGCCGGATGGTCGCTGCGGAAATCCGCGGCGAACCCTTCACCCTGCCGCCGCAGACCACGGCATTTGGCGCGTTGCTGTCGCATATTACCGGCGGCGCCGATGCGCGCGACTATCAGCCGATGAACGTCAATTTCGGGCTATTCCCTCCCTTCGAACAGCGGATCAAGAAGAAGGAACGCAAGGAAGCTTATACCAAGCGCGCCCGGGAAGATTTCGCCCAGTGGCTGCAACCTTTGTCGGCACAGGGCCTGCAACTCGCTTAA
- a CDS encoding SDR family NAD(P)-dependent oxidoreductase yields the protein MTGRTAVIFGATGGIGSAIADSLEADSRFDHIIRFSRADNSPVTVDLTSEASIRDAADWLQDHGLSPSLVFVATGLLHDEIKGPEKSLRHLDADWLMKNYQVNAIGPAMVAKYFLPLMDRKDILRFAALSARVGSISDNRLGGWYGYRASKAALNMMIRNLSIEWSRKNDKSIIVALHPGTVDTRLSVPFQGNVAPEKLFDSGRAARQLLAVLDALKPADSGKIFAWDGTEIQP from the coding sequence GTGACTGGAAGGACAGCCGTCATCTTTGGCGCAACCGGCGGAATCGGCTCGGCAATTGCCGATAGTCTGGAAGCCGACAGCCGGTTTGACCATATTATCCGCTTCTCCCGAGCCGATAACAGCCCCGTCACCGTTGACCTGACATCCGAAGCAAGCATCAGGGATGCGGCGGACTGGCTGCAGGACCACGGGCTTTCGCCCTCGCTGGTTTTTGTCGCAACCGGACTTCTGCATGATGAAATCAAAGGCCCGGAAAAAAGCCTCCGGCATCTCGACGCCGACTGGCTGATGAAAAATTATCAGGTCAATGCGATTGGCCCCGCCATGGTCGCCAAATATTTCCTGCCGCTGATGGACCGCAAAGACATTCTGAGATTCGCCGCCCTGTCAGCCCGTGTCGGCAGCATTTCGGACAATCGGCTTGGCGGCTGGTACGGCTACCGGGCCTCCAAAGCCGCGCTCAACATGATGATCCGCAACCTCTCGATCGAATGGTCGCGCAAGAACGACAAATCAATCATCGTGGCTCTGCACCCCGGCACCGTCGACACGAGGCTGAGCGTCCCATTTCAGGGCAATGTTGCGCCCGAAAAATTGTTCGATTCCGGGCGCGCCGCTCGCCAGCTTCTCGCCGTTCTCGATGCGCTGAAACCCGCCGACAGCGGCAAAATATTTGCGTGGGACGGAACAGAAATCCAACCCTGA
- the gyrA gene encoding DNA gyrase subunit A — translation MKTSYMDYAMSVIVSRALPDVRDGLKPVHRRILFAAQEGGMVAGRPYRKCAKIVGDVMGNYHPHGDSAIYMALARMTQDWSMRVPLIDGQGNFGSMDPDMPASMRYTEARLNKVANFLLNDLDKDTVDFIPNYDGSRQEPNVLPARFPNLLVNGAGGIAVGMATNIPPHNLGEVINASLAYIENPGITIDELIEIVPGPDFPTAPLILGQSGARAAYKDGRGSIMMRARHVIEEGRGDKRSIVLTSIPFQVGKSGLVEKIAEAAKDKRIEGVSDIRDESSRAGVRVVIELKRDATADVVLNQIWRFTPAQSSFPANMLAIRGGRPEVLTLRDIIESFVKFREEVITRRTKFELNKARERAHILLGLVVAVTNMDEVVRIIRGSSTPAEARESLLRREWPIAEIAGYIKLVEATETEVEGDTYKLSQVQVKAILDLRLQKLTALGREEIGDELKELAAAIEEYLAILADREKLYAVMREELEEVRDEFATPRLSEITAAWDGLEDEDLMERSEMVVTVTHGGYIKRTPLDTFRAQRRGGKGRAGMATKDEDAITELFVTSTHTPVLFFSTHGKVYRLKVWKLPEGGPQTKGRPMINLLPLADGEVISTVLPLPEDEAEWAALHVMFATAKGGVRRNSMDSFTNVPSNGKFAMKFDEGSDDRLIGVELLTDNDDVLLATKNGKAIRFAGDAVRSFQSRTSTGVRGIALKGDDEVISLSVLRGFEASTEERDQYLKAAPWKDNENAPELSAERMAEFSETEDFILTVCANGYGKRSSAYEYRQSGRGGQGILNIDNIKRNGTVVASFRASDDEQVMLVTDQAKLIRMKVADMRVIGRNSSGVKLFDVAKGEHVVGAAKIDEEEEPENEAEEAVVEEMVDQGVSDGDVAITDEPDDSAE, via the coding sequence ATGAAAACCAGCTACATGGATTATGCCATGTCGGTCATCGTCAGCCGCGCATTGCCTGATGTGCGCGATGGTCTGAAGCCGGTCCATCGCCGCATATTATTCGCGGCGCAGGAAGGTGGCATGGTCGCCGGACGCCCTTATCGCAAATGCGCAAAAATCGTCGGTGACGTGATGGGCAACTATCACCCCCATGGCGACAGCGCGATCTACATGGCGCTGGCCCGCATGACCCAGGACTGGTCGATGCGCGTGCCGCTGATCGACGGTCAGGGAAATTTCGGTTCGATGGATCCGGATATGCCGGCATCGATGCGTTATACCGAAGCGCGACTGAACAAGGTCGCCAATTTCCTGCTCAACGATCTCGACAAGGATACTGTCGACTTCATCCCCAATTATGACGGCAGCCGGCAGGAACCGAATGTCCTCCCTGCCCGCTTCCCGAATCTGCTGGTCAATGGCGCTGGCGGCATCGCCGTCGGCATGGCCACCAATATTCCGCCGCACAATCTCGGCGAAGTGATCAACGCCAGCCTCGCCTATATCGAAAATCCCGGGATCACCATTGACGAGCTGATCGAAATTGTTCCCGGTCCGGATTTCCCGACCGCACCGCTGATTCTGGGCCAGTCCGGCGCCCGCGCAGCCTATAAGGACGGTCGCGGATCAATCATGATGCGCGCGCGCCACGTGATCGAGGAAGGGCGCGGCGACAAACGCTCGATCGTCCTGACATCGATTCCGTTTCAGGTCGGCAAGTCCGGTCTGGTCGAGAAAATCGCCGAAGCCGCCAAGGACAAGCGGATCGAGGGCGTCTCCGACATTCGTGATGAATCCAGCCGCGCCGGTGTCCGCGTGGTGATCGAGCTGAAGCGCGACGCGACCGCCGACGTAGTGCTCAACCAGATCTGGCGCTTCACCCCTGCCCAGTCCAGCTTCCCGGCCAATATGCTCGCCATTCGCGGCGGCCGGCCGGAAGTGCTGACGCTGCGCGACATCATCGAATCCTTCGTCAAATTCCGCGAAGAAGTCATCACCCGCCGCACCAAGTTCGAACTGAACAAGGCGCGCGAACGGGCGCATATCTTGCTCGGCCTGGTGGTTGCGGTCACCAATATGGACGAAGTGGTCCGGATCATCCGCGGTTCCTCAACCCCAGCAGAGGCCCGTGAATCATTGTTGCGGCGCGAATGGCCGATTGCCGAGATTGCTGGCTATATCAAGCTCGTCGAAGCGACCGAAACCGAGGTCGAGGGCGATACCTATAAGCTGTCCCAGGTTCAGGTGAAGGCGATTCTCGATCTGCGCCTGCAGAAACTGACCGCGCTCGGCCGCGAAGAAATTGGTGACGAGCTGAAGGAACTGGCTGCCGCGATCGAGGAATATCTCGCCATTCTCGCCGACCGCGAAAAGCTTTATGCCGTGATGCGCGAAGAGCTTGAAGAAGTGCGCGACGAATTTGCGACGCCGCGCCTCTCCGAAATCACCGCAGCATGGGACGGTCTCGAAGACGAAGACCTGATGGAACGCTCCGAAATGGTCGTGACCGTCACCCACGGTGGCTATATCAAGCGCACTCCGCTCGACACCTTCCGCGCCCAGCGTCGCGGCGGCAAGGGCCGCGCTGGCATGGCGACCAAGGACGAAGACGCGATCACCGAATTGTTCGTGACGTCGACGCACACGCCGGTATTGTTCTTTTCCACCCACGGCAAGGTCTACCGGCTCAAGGTCTGGAAACTGCCGGAAGGCGGTCCACAAACCAAAGGCCGTCCGATGATCAACCTGCTGCCGCTGGCGGACGGGGAAGTAATTTCGACGGTCTTGCCATTGCCCGAAGACGAGGCGGAATGGGCGGCGCTGCACGTGATGTTCGCCACTGCCAAAGGCGGCGTCCGGCGCAACAGCATGGACAGTTTCACCAACGTGCCTTCCAATGGCAAATTCGCGATGAAATTTGACGAAGGCAGCGATGATCGCCTGATCGGCGTCGAATTGCTGACCGACAATGACGATGTCCTGCTCGCAACCAAGAACGGCAAGGCCATCCGCTTCGCCGGTGATGCCGTGCGCTCTTTCCAGAGCCGGACATCCACCGGTGTCCGCGGTATTGCGCTGAAGGGCGATGACGAAGTCATCTCGCTGTCGGTCCTGCGCGGTTTCGAAGCTTCGACCGAGGAACGCGACCAGTATCTCAAGGCCGCTCCGTGGAAGGACAATGAGAACGCTCCCGAACTGTCCGCCGAACGCATGGCCGAATTCAGCGAGACCGAGGATTTCATCCTCACCGTCTGCGCCAATGGCTATGGCAAGCGCTCGAGCGCTTATGAATATCGCCAGTCGGGCCGCGGCGGTCAGGGCATTCTCAACATCGACAATATCAAGCGCAATGGCACGGTCGTTGCCAGCTTCCGGGCATCGGACGACGAGCAGGTCATGCTGGTCACCGACCAGGCAAAGCTGATCCGCATGAAAGTAGCGGATATGCGGGTGATTGGACGGAACAGCTCGGGCGTCAAATTGTTCGACGTCGCCAAGGGCGAACATGTCGTCGGCGCTGCCAAGATTGACGAGGAAGAAGAGCCGGAAAACGAAGCCGAAGAAGCCGTGGTCGAGGAAATGGTCGATCAGGGCGTTTCGGACGGCGATGTGGCAATAACGGATGAACCGGACGATTCAGCCGAATGA
- a CDS encoding TauD/TfdA dioxygenase family protein, with amino-acid sequence MKVTPSGQACGAEVTGIDLTQPLSADDIGQIRSAWLQHHVLSFPDQAMNDDDLERFTQYFGAFGLDPFFDPIEGRQHIAAIRRDADEKSPLFAENWHSDWSFQARPPAGTCLLGITIPPVGGDTLFANQHAALDAMPPEMREKYEGLVAIHSAQMAYAPDGAYGEKDEGRSMAIRPDESARETQTHPLIREHPETGRPGLFSCLGYIIGFEGMAQEEALPLLQQLYAWQSRDEFVYRHQWQPNMLVMWDNRSVLHCATGGYDGHDRLLHRTTIAAYQA; translated from the coding sequence ATGAAGGTCACACCATCCGGGCAAGCCTGCGGAGCCGAGGTGACGGGTATCGACCTGACACAGCCGCTTTCCGCTGACGATATTGGCCAAATCCGCTCTGCCTGGCTGCAACATCATGTGCTGTCCTTCCCGGACCAGGCCATGAATGATGACGATCTGGAGCGGTTTACCCAATATTTCGGCGCCTTCGGCCTTGACCCGTTTTTCGATCCGATTGAGGGCCGTCAGCATATTGCAGCCATCCGGCGCGATGCAGACGAGAAATCGCCGTTGTTCGCCGAGAACTGGCACAGCGACTGGAGCTTTCAGGCCCGTCCGCCAGCGGGAACCTGTCTGCTGGGCATCACCATTCCCCCTGTCGGCGGCGACACATTATTCGCCAATCAACATGCAGCGCTCGATGCGATGCCGCCGGAAATGCGGGAAAAATATGAAGGCCTTGTCGCGATTCACAGCGCGCAAATGGCCTACGCTCCCGACGGCGCCTATGGCGAAAAGGACGAGGGGCGCAGCATGGCGATCCGTCCCGATGAGTCCGCCCGCGAGACCCAGACCCATCCGCTGATCCGCGAACATCCGGAAACCGGACGCCCCGGACTGTTCAGCTGCCTCGGCTATATAATAGGCTTTGAAGGCATGGCGCAGGAAGAGGCCCTGCCCCTGCTGCAGCAACTATATGCCTGGCAAAGCCGCGACGAATTTGTCTATCGCCACCAATGGCAGCCGAATATGCTGGTCATGTGGGACAATCGTTCTGTCCTGCATTGCGCGACCGGCGGCTATGACGGGCATGACCGGTTGCTTCACCGGACCACTATAGCCGCTTATCAGGCGTGA
- a CDS encoding YaaA family protein, which produces MLAIISPAKSLDFESAIPATPPSANRFPDETEKLANAIGNLTVKKLKAIMPVSDNLIALNRKRYSEFFDQPERPAIYAYNGDVYTGFEASSLSDEAMTFAQGHLRILSGLYGLLRPLDPIRPHRLEMGTKWAPRYSKLTDFWKDKIADALADDLAQIESQTIVNLASNEYWASVKPHVAKLPGRIIEVDFRKDSPDGPKFISFEAKRARGMMARYICENHLTDPAALKGFDYDGYRYDGEGSTESSLRFLRT; this is translated from the coding sequence GTGCTTGCAATCATATCCCCCGCCAAATCTCTGGATTTTGAATCCGCTATTCCCGCAACCCCGCCATCCGCAAATCGCTTTCCCGACGAAACGGAAAAGCTGGCGAATGCGATCGGAAATCTGACAGTAAAGAAGCTGAAAGCGATCATGCCGGTTTCCGATAATCTGATTGCCCTCAACCGGAAGCGTTACAGCGAATTTTTCGATCAGCCCGAGCGGCCTGCGATCTATGCCTATAATGGTGATGTCTATACCGGGTTCGAAGCCAGCAGCCTTAGCGACGAAGCCATGACCTTTGCCCAGGGTCATTTGCGTATCCTCTCCGGTCTCTACGGGCTGCTCCGTCCACTCGATCCGATTCGCCCGCACCGTCTGGAAATGGGCACGAAATGGGCACCGCGCTACAGCAAGCTGACCGACTTCTGGAAAGACAAGATTGCCGATGCGCTGGCAGATGATCTGGCGCAGATTGAAAGCCAAACCATCGTCAACCTCGCGAGCAACGAATATTGGGCATCAGTCAAACCCCATGTCGCAAAATTGCCCGGACGGATCATCGAAGTGGATTTTCGCAAGGACAGTCCCGACGGTCCCAAGTTCATCAGTTTCGAAGCCAAGCGCGCGCGCGGCATGATGGCGCGCTATATCTGCGAGAACCATCTGACCGACCCCGCGGCGCTGAAGGGTTTCGACTATGACGGTTACCGCTATGATGGCGAAGGCAGCACAGAAAGCAGCCTCCGCTTCCTTCGCACGTGA
- a CDS encoding TadE/TadG family type IV pilus assembly protein, whose product MFDSNKMKSARSFLQELRTNTAGNTLAMAGMALFPLAAMIGGGVDVSRIYLVQTRLQQACDAGALAGRRQMSSGSWTANNNAANTAAQNMFKANFDTDAFGSYEGTSTFSENAGTVTGTASVKLDMAVMQMFGFGTKSVAVECDASMSIPNTDVMFVLDTTGSMNCPDTGTSYCGNNGNVEASNARIKGLRSAVKCFYETLAKRNSSEDCGSTPAAGSANTAHLRFGFMPYSTNVNVGKLLPNDFLADRWTYQSRVARTRLENVVVDYTAGTPYLYGSSYYFDDRWSRTETVDTHYNVRNSRACDDLQPNDYDDMSGSEGPKYGEYSWTSGGEQITRWFKDVDGIRYDYSTDYNSRWDRCRIELRTRDLVERREYRQVNSPVYEQQQVFSHYDYMPVEHNVSGLKAGGSSWNNSVDLPVGNQGLDTGITWDGCIEERQTVRTTNFDPIPTAAYDLDINRVPTTGDPATQWGPLLYDAVWARYNGSTNDRTNSTVSNSNTLYRNFSYTCASEARKLQRWDNPADFDSYLDSLDAIGSTYHDIGLIWGARFLTPVGIFGSENAASETGGTIDRHLIFMTDGDTVTSNTQYTSYGVEWYDRRRTSTSSAPSDSTLETQVNSRFLAMCSAIKNQNITLWVVSFGNGVSSSSITNLRNCATSGKFYNASNSAELLANFRSIANDISQLRLTN is encoded by the coding sequence ATGTTTGACAGCAACAAGATGAAATCTGCAAGGTCATTTTTGCAGGAGTTGCGTACCAATACCGCTGGTAACACGCTTGCGATGGCCGGCATGGCTCTCTTTCCGCTTGCCGCGATGATTGGTGGCGGTGTTGATGTCAGTCGCATCTATCTGGTGCAGACGCGTTTGCAGCAGGCGTGCGATGCCGGAGCCCTTGCCGGGCGACGTCAAATGAGCAGTGGCAGCTGGACCGCGAACAACAATGCGGCCAACACGGCAGCCCAGAATATGTTCAAGGCGAATTTCGATACCGACGCCTTTGGGTCCTATGAAGGAACGTCTACATTTTCCGAAAATGCCGGGACCGTCACTGGCACCGCATCGGTGAAACTCGACATGGCCGTAATGCAGATGTTCGGCTTCGGCACCAAAAGCGTCGCCGTCGAATGCGATGCCTCGATGAGCATTCCCAATACCGACGTCATGTTCGTTCTGGACACGACCGGGTCGATGAACTGCCCGGATACCGGAACCTCCTATTGCGGTAATAATGGCAATGTCGAAGCTTCCAATGCCAGGATCAAAGGGCTGCGCTCGGCGGTCAAATGTTTCTACGAGACATTGGCGAAAAGAAACAGCAGCGAAGATTGCGGATCGACACCGGCAGCGGGCAGCGCCAATACCGCACATCTGCGCTTCGGCTTCATGCCGTACAGCACCAATGTCAACGTCGGCAAACTGCTGCCCAATGATTTTCTGGCGGACCGATGGACCTATCAATCGCGCGTGGCACGGACTAGGTTGGAAAATGTAGTTGTCGATTATACGGCGGGAACGCCTTATCTTTACGGCAGCAGCTATTATTTCGATGACCGCTGGAGCCGCACAGAAACTGTTGACACACATTATAACGTGCGCAACTCGCGCGCCTGCGACGATCTTCAGCCCAACGACTATGATGACATGTCTGGAAGTGAAGGCCCGAAATATGGTGAATATAGCTGGACCTCCGGGGGCGAACAGATCACCCGTTGGTTCAAGGATGTCGACGGCATTCGTTACGATTATAGCACCGACTATAACAGCAGGTGGGACCGCTGCCGCATTGAGCTTCGGACCCGCGACCTCGTAGAGCGACGGGAATATCGGCAAGTCAACTCGCCGGTTTACGAACAGCAACAGGTCTTTTCCCATTATGATTATATGCCGGTTGAGCATAATGTCAGCGGGCTGAAAGCAGGCGGTTCGTCATGGAACAATTCGGTCGACCTGCCGGTCGGCAACCAGGGACTGGATACCGGCATAACTTGGGATGGCTGTATCGAAGAACGGCAAACTGTGAGGACCACAAACTTCGATCCGATACCCACGGCCGCATATGACCTGGATATCAATCGGGTGCCGACCACCGGTGATCCTGCCACGCAATGGGGACCGCTGCTGTATGACGCCGTCTGGGCCCGATATAATGGAAGCACCAACGATCGGACCAACTCGACCGTTTCTAATTCAAATACGTTATACAGAAATTTCAGCTATACCTGTGCGTCCGAAGCGCGCAAACTGCAGCGCTGGGACAATCCCGCCGATTTTGACAGCTATCTTGACAGTCTTGATGCCATCGGCAGCACTTATCACGATATCGGATTAATCTGGGGCGCTCGTTTTCTTACGCCTGTGGGGATCTTCGGCTCAGAAAATGCTGCGTCGGAAACCGGCGGCACCATTGACCGCCACCTGATTTTCATGACCGATGGCGACACGGTGACGAGCAATACACAATATACTTCTTATGGAGTAGAATGGTATGATCGCCGCAGAACTTCCACGAGTAGCGCGCCATCAGATTCGACACTCGAAACACAGGTAAACAGCCGCTTCCTGGCAATGTGCAGCGCCATCAAAAACCAGAATATCACGCTTTGGGTGGTATCCTTTGGTAATGGTGTGAGCTCAAGCTCGATCACCAATTTGCGCAATTGTGCGACTTCCGGAAAATTCTACAACGCCAGCAACAGCGCGGAATTGCTGGCCAATTTCCGCTCCATCGCGAACGACATCTCGCAACTGCGACTGACCAACTGA